The following proteins are co-located in the Apium graveolens cultivar Ventura chromosome 5, ASM990537v1, whole genome shotgun sequence genome:
- the LOC141661272 gene encoding AP2/ERF and B3 domain-containing transcription factor At1g51120-like produces the protein MKDLMNVTAHMFGKASGSNSLSHNQSCTKRARHDKTIGSSSSKGVFALMNGNWAAHVYVNHNWTCIGIFKTEEEAEMAYDSVDESLRKTDNIAQEQNIQKQVCIAGSLSCRSVNIFQAQRQQDCTRTCLFEKVLTASDVGMLYRIVIPKMYASCFPCDSHKLAFYDQSMTLWNFRYCVWKGSNSYVLSSGWKDFVRAKDLRSADKVIFFKCELFETGSAVHTYFAIDVEYNANRVQVEEGNSGKYVIADGEKLHSKEGVKNFGLEQNHSGNADTRLQMDMEGDSDLNITGSGKAPETSVMLFGVKIA, from the coding sequence ATGAAGGATCTCATGAATGTCACAGCACATATGTTCGGCAAAGCTTCAGGTTCGAACAGTTTGAGTCATAATCAATCATGTACCAAGCGTGCAAGGCATGATAAAACTATTGGTAGTTCGAGTTCTAAGGGAGTCTTTGCTCTAATGAATGGGAACTGGGCAGCACATGTTTATGTAAATCATAACTGGACTTGCATTGGGATTTTTAAGACAGAGGAGGAAGCAGAGATGGCATATGATAGTGTGGATGAAAGCTTGCGAAAGACAGACAACATTGCACAAGAACAAAATATTCAGAAACAAGTCTGCATTGCTGGTAGCCTTTCTTGCAGGTCTGTCAATATTTTCCAGGCACAGAGGCAACAAGATTGTACACGTACCTGTCTTTTTGAAAAGGTACTTACTGCTAGCGACGTTGGTATGCTCTACAGAATTGTGATTCCGAAAATGTATGCTAGTTGCTTCCCATGCGATTCCCATAAGCTAGCTTTCTATGACCAGTCGATGACACTCTGGAATTTTCGCTATTGTGTCTGGAAGGGAAGTAACAGTTATGTCTTATCTAGTGGCTGGAAAGATTTTGTGCGAGCTAAGGATCTGAGATCAGCGGACAAAGTTATTTTCTTCAAGTGTGAGCTTTTTGAGACGGGGTCAGCTGTTCACACTTATTTTGCAATTGATGTGGAATATAATGCTAATAGAGTACAAGTTGAGGAAGGTAACAGTGGAAAATATGTCATTGCTGATGGCGAAAAATTGCATTCGAAGGAAGGGGTGAAGAACTTTGGCCTTGAACAGAATCACAGTGGAAATGCAGATACCAGGCTCCAGATGGATATGGAGGGTGACAGTGACTTGAACATAACTGGATCCGGGAAAGCACCGGAGACTAGTGTCATGCTCTTCGGGGTGAAAATTGCTTAA